The Candidatus Eremiobacteraceae bacterium genome segment TCCGCTCTCGGAGAGCTGCCACTTCCGAATATTGAGCAGATCACGCCGTTCACGAGGGACCCTCGATGGCTTGTGCGGCAAGAGGCGATCTACTGCCTTCGAGGCGACACAAGTGGGGAGGCTGAGGAGGTCCTATTACGCGTGCTAGAGTCCTCCAAGAACCAGTACGACATGGGCTATGCCTTAAGTGCGCTATCCAAGGTTGGCTCGCGAAAGGCGATTCCAAGGTTGGCCGCCATGAGCCAACACCCCAAGGCCAATGTTCAAGTTGGGGTCGTGCACGCCATTAGCAAGATCGGCGATCAGCGCGAGGTCCCATTCTTTGTTGAAGCTCTGGCCGGCCGCAATACGAAATGGGCCGCGATGGAGGCTGTCCGCGCCCATGGGGACGCAGGGGCGATTCCGGCCGTGGCCGCCAGAGTCGGATCGATCCTGAAGCGCACGCGGAAGATCGAACAGGACCCGAGCGAGTTGGTGCTTGGCCTTGAGTTCTTGAAACGGTTCGAGAAGGTGGACTCAGTAGCCAAGAGGGCGCTTGACGCAGCACGCAAGGTTCCGCGGGAACGGCTCTTCGATAGCGAAGCCGCTTGGGTTCGGGAGAACCTCTGATCCGGAGATTCTGACACCAAATTTGACACCAAATGACCGCCCCGACGGCGCACGCTGGCGCACATGTGACACACAAGAAGATCCGGACAACCCCTCATGACTGCTACGTCTGCGCGTCCTGGCGCACATCCGCGCACGATTGCGCATATCTCGTGGAAATGTCTGTCACGCAGGAGGTCGTCGGTTCGAGCCCGATCAGCGTCGCCACCTAGAAACCCGCATCGCATAACGCGTTGCGGGTTTTCAATATAACTCGGGCTCATGGGTGCATGCCTCTAGTTGGCCAATGGTTGGCCAATGTCGAGTTCCTTAGATATTACGGTCGGGTCTGTGGGCTGGCAAACAACCGATCTAGCTTCTCAGCGACGTCTCGTTGCATCGACGGCAACACATGGCTATAGATATCTAGCGTCACGGCGATTTTAGAATGCCCTAGGCGCT includes the following:
- a CDS encoding HEAT repeat domain-containing protein, producing MRIDTTLREIAIADLLKRFADDGPSLRGDQTESWYAYRDAEKAADPAWLPILAALLLAAKPPSRSAIYFIIAQLGKNCAPQAAFSILNEWLSREKNKSCIHSILSALGELPLPNIEQITPFTRDPRWLVRQEAIYCLRGDTSGEAEEVLLRVLESSKNQYDMGYALSALSKVGSRKAIPRLAAMSQHPKANVQVGVVHAISKIGDQREVPFFVEALAGRNTKWAAMEAVRAHGDAGAIPAVAARVGSILKRTRKIEQDPSELVLGLEFLKRFEKVDSVAKRALDAARKVPRERLFDSEAAWVRENL